Proteins from a single region of Caloramator sp. E03:
- a CDS encoding IS3 family transposase (programmed frameshift) gives MAKGQKYYTEEFRKTIVELYNSGKSLAELNSEYGISKSTINGWIKKAKPITVDKDTTITSVEYQTMLKKMARLEEENEILKKGHGHIRKEVTSIFEFINEHKEEHDIKLMCEVLKVSRSSFYKYLNKTESKRSIENKMYEEEILKIYKNSKGRYGAPKIHKVLREERGHAISLKRVQRIMKKLNIKSIIIKKFRPQFSKSKIEAKENVLKRDFSTTTINEKWVTDITYIYTLKDRWCYLASVLDLHTKKIIGYAFSKTMDTELAIKAVENAYITQKPKNTVILHSDLGSQYTNSKFDDYLKEHNIVHSFSGKGCPYDNACIESFHATLKKEEVNLATYYDFDAARIAIFEYIESWYNRKRLHSSIGYMTPQQLEDALRKTA, from the exons ATGGCAAAAGGGCAAAAGTATTATACAGAAGAATTTAGAAAGACAATTGTAGAGCTCTATAACTCTGGTAAGAGTTTGGCAGAACTTAACAGCGAATATGGCATATCAAAATCAACAATTAATGGATGGATTAAGAAAGCTAAACCAATAACTGTGGATAAAGATACAACTATAACGTCAGTAGAGTATCAAACAATGTTAAAGAAGATGGCAAGGCTTGAGGAGGAAAATGAAATATTAAAAAAAG GCCATGGCCATATTCGCAAAGAAGTAACCTCTATTTTTGAATTTATCAATGAGCATAAAGAAGAGCATGATATTAAGCTAATGTGTGAAGTCTTAAAGGTTTCAAGAAGCTCTTTTTATAAGTATCTAAACAAAACCGAAAGCAAAAGAAGCATAGAAAACAAGATGTATGAGGAAGAAATACTGAAGATCTATAAAAATAGTAAAGGTCGTTATGGTGCTCCCAAAATACATAAAGTGTTGCGTGAGGAAAGAGGACATGCCATAAGCCTTAAGAGAGTCCAAAGGATTATGAAAAAACTAAATATAAAGTCCATAATTATCAAAAAATTCAGACCTCAATTTTCCAAAAGCAAAATAGAAGCTAAAGAAAACGTTTTAAAAAGAGATTTTTCAACAACTACAATAAATGAAAAATGGGTTACTGATATAACTTATATTTATACACTCAAGGACAGATGGTGCTATCTTGCTTCAGTTTTGGATCTTCATACAAAGAAAATTATTGGCTATGCTTTTTCAAAGACTATGGATACAGAACTAGCTATAAAAGCCGTAGAAAATGCCTACATAACTCAAAAACCAAAGAATACTGTTATACTCCACAGTGATTTGGGCTCACAGTATACAAACTCTAAATTTGATGATTATCTTAAAGAGCATAATATAGTTCATTCCTTCAGCGGCAAGGGATGCCCCTATGACAATGCTTGTATAGAATCCTTTCATGCTACACTAAAAAAGGAAGAAGTAAACTTAGCTACATACTATGACTTTGATGCTGCAAGAATAGCTATATTTGAATACATAGAATCCTGGTATAATAGAAAAAGGCTTCATAGCAGTATCGGTTATATGACTCCTCAACAGCTTGAAGATGCCTTAAGAAAAACTGCATAA
- a CDS encoding triose-phosphate isomerase — MKKIRTPFFIVNPKSYLYGEESLQLALVADKLAEKYGIDIFYTAPFTDLANIKSHTKYIKITAQHMDPLVPGRGMGYILPESLKAAGAEAVFLNHAEHSLTLTNLVKTIKRAKELDIITIVCADCLEEAIAIAKLGPDILLCEPTALIGTGKTSSSEYMIETTTKIKEIDKNILVMQASGITTGEDVYKVIVNGADGSGATSGILNAPDKGKKLEEMIQAIVKATNENMKY, encoded by the coding sequence ATGAAAAAAATAAGAACACCTTTTTTTATAGTTAATCCAAAATCATATTTATATGGGGAAGAAAGTTTGCAGCTTGCACTTGTTGCAGATAAGCTTGCTGAAAAGTATGGGATAGATATATTCTATACTGCACCTTTTACAGATTTGGCTAATATAAAGTCTCATACAAAATATATTAAAATAACAGCTCAACATATGGATCCATTAGTTCCAGGACGTGGAATGGGATATATTTTACCTGAATCATTAAAAGCAGCAGGAGCTGAGGCAGTATTCTTAAATCATGCAGAACACTCTCTTACATTAACTAATTTGGTTAAAACTATTAAAAGAGCAAAAGAATTAGATATTATTACAATTGTTTGTGCTGATTGCCTTGAAGAAGCCATTGCTATTGCTAAGTTAGGTCCTGATATATTATTGTGTGAACCAACTGCTTTAATTGGAACTGGAAAGACAAGCAGTTCCGAATATATGATTGAAACTACCACTAAGATAAAAGAAATAGATAAAAATATTTTAGTCATGCAGGCTTCAGGGATAACTACTGGTGAGGATGTTTACAAAGTAATAGTAAATGGTGCTGATGGCTCCGGTGCAACAAGTGGAATACTCAATGCTCCAGACAAAGGAAAAAAACTAGAAGAAATGATACAAGCAATTGTTAAGGCTACAAACGAAAATATGAAGTATTGA
- a CDS encoding NAD(P)H-dependent oxidoreductase, translated as MLGLNYKLQELERMGKFICTGIIGAGQMGRGMVSQMILMSGMKPSIVVDINLERARQAFISAGISEGEILIPKTQEQADEWMKKGKFIITDNSDFATKSEVIQVVIEATGVTEVGAKIALDTIMNKKHIVMLNAETDAVVGPLLKKLADNAGVVYTGAAGDEPGAVKELYDFAVAMGFDVRVIGKGKNNKLDFDCNPDTVLEEATKRGVSPHMLAAFKEGSKTMVELAVMSNATGYVPDIRGAHGIAGKVDELPSKLSLKEEGGVLNKYGVVEFVNGIAPGVFVIVTSKLPEVKKEMEYLSMGKGPNYILYRPYHLCSLETPLSAAKAVLDHQATIAPLNGLVSEVITVAKKDLKAGQNLDGIGGYTVYGTIERAEIAKELNALPVGLVNKNTILKKDVKKGEIITYDMVELREDSLLLQLRRLQDKMFNL; from the coding sequence ATGTTGGGATTAAATTACAAACTTCAGGAATTAGAAAGAATGGGAAAATTTATTTGCACTGGTATTATTGGTGCTGGACAAATGGGAAGAGGTATGGTTAGTCAGATGATACTGATGAGTGGTATGAAACCTTCAATAGTTGTTGATATTAACTTAGAAAGAGCTAGACAAGCATTTATCAGTGCTGGAATTAGTGAAGGAGAGATACTTATACCTAAAACACAAGAACAAGCGGATGAATGGATGAAAAAAGGAAAATTTATTATTACAGACAATAGTGATTTCGCTACTAAATCAGAAGTTATTCAAGTAGTTATAGAAGCGACAGGTGTAACTGAAGTAGGAGCTAAAATCGCTCTTGATACGATAATGAATAAGAAACATATTGTAATGTTAAATGCAGAAACCGATGCTGTAGTAGGTCCATTACTTAAAAAACTAGCTGATAATGCAGGGGTAGTATATACAGGAGCAGCTGGAGATGAACCAGGAGCTGTAAAGGAATTATATGATTTTGCGGTAGCAATGGGATTTGATGTTAGAGTAATAGGAAAAGGTAAGAACAACAAACTGGATTTTGATTGCAACCCAGATACAGTATTGGAGGAAGCAACAAAAAGAGGTGTTAGTCCTCATATGCTTGCAGCCTTTAAAGAAGGAAGCAAAACAATGGTTGAGTTGGCGGTTATGTCAAATGCAACAGGTTATGTTCCAGATATAAGAGGAGCTCATGGTATTGCTGGTAAAGTAGATGAATTGCCAAGCAAGCTAAGTTTAAAAGAAGAGGGTGGTGTGCTTAATAAATATGGTGTAGTAGAATTTGTTAACGGAATTGCACCGGGGGTATTTGTAATTGTAACAAGCAAACTTCCTGAAGTAAAAAAAGAGATGGAATACCTAAGCATGGGAAAGGGTCCAAACTATATATTATATAGACCATATCATCTATGTAGCTTAGAAACTCCATTATCAGCAGCTAAGGCAGTATTAGATCATCAGGCAACAATAGCACCATTAAACGGATTAGTTTCTGAAGTAATTACAGTTGCTAAAAAGGATTTAAAAGCGGGGCAAAATTTAGATGGAATAGGTGGATATACTGTCTATGGAACAATTGAGAGAGCGGAAATAGCTAAAGAGTTAAATGCACTGCCAGTTGGATTAGTAAATAAGAACACTATTTTAAAGAAAGATGTAAAGAAAGGTGAGATTATTACTTACGATATGGTTGAATTAAGAGAAGATTCACTGCTTCTTCAATTAAGAAGACTTCAGGATAAAATGTTTAACCTATAA
- a CDS encoding IS3 family transposase, producing MCKLLKVSRSSYYKSLNQVESKRSIENKRLKEEILKIYNDNKKRYGAPKIYKILISHGESISLKRVQRLMNDLGIKSIVCKKYKPYSSKTKVEKREIILKRNFSTTTINEK from the coding sequence ATGTGTAAACTGCTTAAGGTTTCAAGAAGCTCTTATTACAAAAGCCTTAACCAAGTTGAAAGTAAAAGAAGTATTGAGAATAAAAGATTAAAAGAAGAAATTCTTAAAATATATAATGATAATAAAAAACGTTATGGAGCTCCTAAAATTTATAAAATACTAATAAGTCATGGAGAATCCATAAGTTTAAAGAGAGTTCAAAGGTTGATGAATGATTTAGGTATAAAGTCAATAGTTTGTAAGAAGTACAAGCCCTATTCATCTAAAACCAAGGTTGAAAAAAGGGAAATCATCTTAAAAAGAAATTTTTCAACAACTACAATCAATGAAAAATGA
- a CDS encoding YjbQ family protein, translated as MIDINNLKAVIVIDKILMGGHSMNIYKEQINLTSHGGTPTFFNITPFVQEIIKKSKIKNGICVVISPHTTCSVFFEEFVHDYTENGDEFLQADLNNILQKIIPDHVSEGQYNYPGENHYKAVASWPDAEDYLPNGDRSALLNCDAHLKATLLGSSQVFEVDNGKLGVGTTGYIYFVDFDRTRSRTRKCKIIVLGE; from the coding sequence ATGATAGATATAAATAATTTAAAAGCAGTAATAGTAATAGATAAAATATTAATGGGAGGTCATAGTATGAATATCTATAAAGAACAAATTAATTTAACCTCACATGGAGGTACTCCAACTTTTTTTAATATTACTCCTTTTGTACAAGAAATAATAAAAAAGAGTAAAATTAAAAATGGTATTTGTGTTGTTATTTCTCCACATACCACCTGTTCTGTATTCTTTGAAGAATTTGTTCATGATTATACTGAAAATGGGGATGAATTTCTTCAAGCCGATTTGAATAATATTCTTCAAAAAATAATTCCAGACCATGTTTCAGAAGGGCAATATAACTATCCTGGTGAAAATCATTACAAAGCTGTTGCTTCATGGCCAGATGCAGAAGATTATCTACCAAACGGAGATCGCTCTGCCCTTTTAAATTGCGATGCACATTTAAAAGCAACATTACTTGGTTCCAGTCAGGTATTTGAAGTTGACAATGGAAAATTAGGAGTAGGAACAACTGGTTATATATACTTTGTAGATTTTGATCGTACAAGATCACGTACTCGTAAATGTAAAATCATTGTATTAGGAGAATAA
- a CDS encoding class II fructose-bisphosphate aldolase encodes MIVSSKELYKVTRKKNFAIPAPNYVDQVSIKAYIEVAEKLNLPIILAYAEVHKKFLTFDEAIYLGKYYAEKAKIPAVLHLDHGTTKELIIRAIDEGFKSVMIDASMDSFEDNVKKTREIVEYAHLRGVVVEAEIGHVGGGEDYKSKDNSNSIYTTVEEAKKFVELTEVDSLAISIGTAHGTYKGKPVIDFKRLMEIRNAIDTPLVLHGGSSTGDDNLRRCATEGISKINIYTDLVTAAFNKTKNTKYNDYYELRNAQIEGMKECLEHYYDVFQTKKFIE; translated from the coding sequence TTGATAGTTTCGTCAAAAGAATTATATAAGGTAACAAGAAAAAAAAATTTTGCTATACCAGCTCCAAATTATGTAGATCAAGTTTCCATTAAAGCTTATATTGAAGTTGCAGAAAAGCTTAATTTGCCAATTATTTTAGCATATGCAGAAGTTCATAAGAAATTTTTAACCTTTGATGAGGCAATATATCTAGGTAAATATTATGCAGAAAAGGCAAAGATTCCTGCTGTATTACATCTTGATCATGGTACAACTAAAGAACTAATAATTAGGGCTATAGATGAAGGTTTCAAGTCCGTAATGATAGATGCTTCTATGGATTCCTTTGAAGATAATGTAAAAAAGACAAGGGAGATTGTTGAGTATGCTCATCTTAGAGGAGTAGTTGTAGAAGCTGAAATAGGACATGTTGGTGGTGGAGAGGATTACAAAAGTAAAGATAATAGTAATAGTATTTATACAACCGTTGAAGAAGCAAAGAAATTTGTTGAACTTACAGAGGTAGATTCTCTAGCAATATCTATAGGAACAGCTCATGGGACTTACAAAGGAAAACCAGTTATAGATTTCAAAAGGCTAATGGAAATTAGAAATGCAATAGATACTCCTTTAGTACTTCATGGAGGTTCATCAACAGGAGATGATAATCTTAGAAGATGTGCTACTGAAGGAATAAGTAAAATAAATATTTACACTGATTTGGTAACTGCAGCATTTAATAAAACAAAAAATACTAAATACAATGATTATTATGAATTGCGAAATGCACAAATAGAAGGCATGAAAGAATGCCTTGAACATTATTATGATGTATTTCAAACAAAAAAATTTATAGAGTGA
- a CDS encoding transposase produces the protein MVRNQRKYTDEFKNTIVELYNSGKSLAELSSEYGISKSTINGWIKNSRPVVIDEGKVVIMKEYKALKQETVRIKEKNEILKKAMAIFAKQ, from the coding sequence ATGGTAAGAAATCAAAGGAAATATACCGATGAATTTAAAAATACAATAGTAGAGCTATATAATTCAGGAAAAAGTTTAGCAGAGTTAAGCAGCGAATATGGCATTTCAAAGTCTACTATTAACGGTTGGATAAAAAACTCCAGACCTGTTGTTATTGATGAAGGTAAAGTTGTAATTATGAAAGAGTATAAGGCATTGAAGCAGGAGACGGTCAGGATTAAGGAGAAAAATGAAATACTAAAAAAAGCCATGGCCATATTTGCCAAACAGTAG